Proteins encoded in a region of the Flavobacterium sp. MDT1-60 genome:
- the fabF gene encoding beta-ketoacyl-ACP synthase II — translation MALRRVVVTGLGALTPIGNNIQDYWNALVNGVSGAAPITYYDTEKHKTKFACEVKNFNIEDYMDRKESRRLDKFAQYAIAASDEAIKDAGLTDDNVDKTRVGVIWGAGIGGLETFQEEVIYYAKGDGTPKFNPFFIPKMIADIAPAHISMRNGYMGPNYTTVSACASSANALIDAFNYIRLGMCDIIVSGGSEAAITIAGMGGFNSMHALSTRNESPETASRPFDGTRDGFVLGEGAGALVLEDYEHAKARGAKIYCEIGGGGMSSDAYHLTAPHPEGIGVIAVMKNTLRDAGMNPEDIDHINTHGTSTPLGDVAELKAISAVFGEHAKNININSTKSMTGHLLGAAGAIEAIASILAMQHSIVPPTINHTVVDEKIDPALNLTLNKPQKREVNVAMSNTFGFGGHNACVLFKKLVD, via the coding sequence ATGGCATTAAGGCGAGTTGTTGTAACAGGATTAGGTGCACTTACTCCTATCGGGAATAATATCCAGGATTATTGGAATGCACTTGTGAATGGGGTTAGCGGAGCGGCTCCTATAACATATTATGATACAGAGAAGCATAAAACGAAATTTGCCTGCGAAGTAAAAAACTTCAACATTGAAGATTACATGGATCGCAAGGAATCTCGTAGATTGGATAAATTTGCTCAATATGCAATTGCTGCCAGTGATGAAGCTATCAAAGATGCAGGACTTACAGATGATAATGTCGATAAAACAAGAGTTGGTGTTATCTGGGGAGCAGGAATTGGAGGTTTAGAAACTTTTCAGGAAGAAGTAATTTATTATGCTAAAGGTGACGGAACTCCAAAATTCAATCCGTTTTTTATACCTAAAATGATTGCCGATATTGCTCCTGCGCACATTTCGATGCGTAATGGTTATATGGGTCCAAATTATACTACGGTTTCTGCATGTGCATCTTCTGCAAATGCATTAATTGATGCTTTCAACTACATCCGTTTAGGAATGTGTGATATTATTGTATCTGGTGGTTCTGAAGCTGCTATTACCATTGCTGGTATGGGAGGTTTTAACTCTATGCACGCTTTATCTACAAGAAACGAAAGTCCGGAAACGGCTTCAAGACCTTTTGATGGAACCAGAGATGGTTTTGTATTAGGAGAAGGAGCAGGAGCTTTGGTTCTTGAAGATTATGAACATGCTAAAGCCAGAGGCGCAAAAATTTATTGTGAAATTGGAGGAGGAGGAATGTCATCTGATGCCTACCATTTAACTGCGCCGCATCCGGAAGGAATTGGTGTTATTGCAGTAATGAAAAATACATTGAGAGATGCTGGAATGAATCCTGAAGATATTGATCATATCAATACACACGGAACTTCTACTCCATTAGGAGATGTAGCCGAATTAAAAGCAATTAGCGCCGTATTTGGTGAGCATGCAAAAAACATCAATATTAACTCAACAAAATCAATGACAGGTCACTTACTTGGTGCTGCCGGAGCTATTGAGGCAATTGCTTCAATTTTGGCGATGCAACACAGTATTGTTCCTCCAACGATTAACCATACAGTAGTTGATGAAAAAATTGATCCTGCATTGAACCTTACACTAAACAAACCTCAAAAAAGAGAAGTAAATGTTGCCATGAGTAACACTTTTGGTTTTGGTGGTCACAATGCTTGTGTATTGTTTAAAAAATTAGTTGACTAA
- a CDS encoding acyl carrier protein: MSDIASRVKAIIVDKLGVDENEVVTEASFTNDLGADSLDTVELIMEFEKEFDIQIPDDQAENIATVGQAISYIEEAKK; this comes from the coding sequence ATGTCAGACATTGCATCAAGAGTAAAAGCGATTATCGTAGACAAATTAGGTGTTGACGAAAACGAAGTTGTAACAGAAGCAAGCTTCACTAATGATTTAGGAGCTGACTCATTAGACACTGTTGAGCTTATTATGGAATTCGAAAAAGAATTTGATATTCAAATTCCAGACGATCAAGCAGAAAACATTGCTACTGTTGGTCAAGCTATTTCTTATATCGAGGAAGCTAAAAAATAA
- the purN gene encoding phosphoribosylglycinamide formyltransferase, with the protein MKKIIVFASGSGTNAENIIKYFAKTKIANVVSVFTNNASAKVIERAKNHQIPVEIFSKNELLERNVLQKIQEIDPDLIVLAGFLLKFPENIIEKYPNKIINIHPALLPNYGGKGMYGMHIHRAIVNNKEKETGISIHYVNENYDEGGIIFQKNVALTEEDTPETVAEKIHELEQKYFPEIIQAVLEDSEKENSN; encoded by the coding sequence ATGAAAAAAATTATTGTTTTTGCCTCAGGATCAGGAACTAATGCAGAAAACATTATAAAATATTTTGCAAAAACTAAAATTGCAAATGTGGTTTCGGTATTTACCAACAATGCTTCGGCAAAAGTCATCGAAAGAGCAAAAAATCATCAAATTCCAGTCGAAATCTTCTCAAAAAACGAACTTTTAGAGCGAAATGTCTTACAAAAAATACAAGAAATCGACCCGGATCTGATAGTTCTGGCTGGTTTCTTATTGAAGTTTCCTGAAAATATAATCGAGAAATATCCTAATAAAATCATTAACATTCATCCGGCGCTTTTACCTAATTATGGAGGCAAAGGAATGTACGGAATGCACATACACAGGGCTATAGTGAATAATAAGGAGAAAGAAACCGGAATTTCAATTCATTATGTAAATGAAAATTATGATGAAGGCGGTATTATTTTCCAGAAAAATGTAGCCTTAACAGAGGAAGACACTCCGGAAACAGTAGCCGAAAAGATTCATGAACTGGAACAAAAGTATTTTCCGGAAATTATTCAGGCAGTACTGGAAGATTCAGAAAAAGAAAATTCCAATTAA
- the rnhA gene encoding ribonuclease HI, producing MTHEVHIYTDGAAKGNPGNGGYGVVMELVGTPHKKEFYEGFRLTTNNRMELLAVIVGLEKLKNPNMKVLVISDSKYVVDSVEKKWVLGWEKKKFAGRKNADLWKRFLIVYRKHQVNFKWIKGHNNHPQNERCDQLAVMASMQPTLSVDVYYETIGSKME from the coding sequence ATGACTCACGAAGTACACATATATACTGATGGCGCTGCAAAAGGAAATCCCGGAAACGGAGGTTATGGTGTGGTAATGGAATTGGTTGGAACGCCACATAAAAAAGAATTTTACGAAGGTTTTCGTTTGACTACTAATAACAGAATGGAACTTTTGGCTGTGATTGTTGGCTTGGAGAAATTGAAAAACCCAAATATGAAGGTTTTAGTTATTTCGGATTCTAAATATGTTGTGGATTCTGTTGAGAAAAAATGGGTTTTGGGTTGGGAGAAAAAGAAATTTGCCGGAAGAAAAAATGCCGATTTATGGAAACGCTTTTTAATTGTTTACCGCAAACACCAGGTCAATTTTAAATGGATAAAGGGCCACAATAATCATCCTCAAAACGAACGTTGTGATCAATTGGCTGTTATGGCATCCATGCAACCTACTCTTTCTGTTGATGTTTATTATGAAACCATCGGTTCAAAAATGGAATAA
- a CDS encoding DUF6249 domain-containing protein, with amino-acid sequence MGPEILIPISMFLMIFGIVYLFFSTRNRERMALIEKGVDASIFLKGAGKGPAWKVFVVNLAFLLIGSGVGIFLALLITTYTSLDDDAVYPSIIFIMAGVGLLGGFRTAKDLDKE; translated from the coding sequence ATGGGACCAGAAATTTTAATACCAATTAGCATGTTTTTGATGATCTTCGGGATTGTCTATCTTTTTTTCTCAACTAGAAACAGAGAGCGTATGGCGCTTATAGAAAAAGGCGTTGATGCAAGTATCTTTTTAAAAGGAGCTGGGAAAGGCCCTGCGTGGAAAGTTTTTGTTGTGAATTTGGCTTTCTTATTAATAGGAAGCGGGGTTGGAATTTTTCTAGCCTTATTAATTACAACCTATACTTCTTTAGATGATGATGCGGTTTATCCTTCTATCATATTTATAATGGCGGGAGTTGGCTTATTGGGCGGATTTAGAACTGCGAAGGATTTAGATAAAGAATAA
- a CDS encoding RNA polymerase sigma factor, which translates to MSAISDQHYIDKILQGETNSFAVLVDRYKDMIFTLALKMIKNREEAEEVAQDTFIKIYSSLSKFKGDSKFSTWIYKIAYNTCLDRLKKNKKEDLNISIDEFSAHLIKTMDNALSALEDKERKQTIQNCLNLLPSEENFLLTLFYFEDQSLEEIGKVMNINANNVKVKLFRSRQKLAVILKKQLEPEIVACYERER; encoded by the coding sequence ATGAGTGCAATCAGTGATCAACATTATATCGATAAAATCCTTCAGGGCGAGACCAATTCTTTTGCCGTGCTTGTGGATCGTTATAAGGATATGATTTTTACTTTGGCATTGAAAATGATTAAAAACAGAGAAGAAGCTGAAGAAGTTGCACAGGATACTTTTATTAAAATTTACAGTTCGTTGAGCAAGTTTAAAGGCGATTCGAAATTTTCGACATGGATTTATAAAATAGCTTATAATACGTGCTTAGATCGTTTGAAGAAAAACAAAAAAGAAGATCTTAATATATCGATAGATGAATTTTCGGCACATTTAATTAAAACGATGGATAATGCCCTGAGTGCTTTGGAAGATAAAGAACGAAAGCAGACAATTCAAAATTGTTTGAATTTGTTACCGAGTGAAGAGAATTTCCTGCTAACTTTATTTTATTTTGAAGATCAGAGCTTAGAAGAAATCGGAAAGGTTATGAATATTAATGCTAACAATGTCAAAGTAAAATTATTTAGAAGCCGACAGAAATTAGCGGTAATTTTGAAAAAGCAATTAGAACCAGAAATAGTAGCGTGTTATGAAAGAGAACGATAA
- a CDS encoding PfkB family carbohydrate kinase has product MNKLLIVGTVAFDAIETPFGKTDKILGGAATYIGLSASFFNLQSAIVSVVGDDFPQEHLDLLTSRNIDISGIEIVKGGKTFFWSGLYHNDLNSRDTLITELNVLADFQPKVPQNYKDADVVMLGNLHPLVQSSVLDQMEKKPKLVVLDTMNFWMDCALPELLDVIKRVDVITINDEEARQLSGEYSLVKAANKIQELGPKYVVIKKGEHGALLFHNREVFFAPALPLEDVFDPTGAGDTFAGGFSGFIAQSENISFGNMKNAIIYGSNLASFCVEKFGTERMETLSKAEVAIRLQQFKSLTQFDIEI; this is encoded by the coding sequence ATGAATAAATTATTGATTGTTGGAACGGTTGCTTTCGACGCGATTGAAACTCCTTTCGGAAAAACAGATAAAATATTAGGTGGTGCTGCAACATACATTGGTTTATCAGCATCCTTTTTTAACTTGCAATCGGCCATCGTTTCTGTAGTTGGCGACGATTTTCCCCAAGAACATTTAGATCTTTTAACTTCAAGAAATATTGATATCTCTGGTATCGAAATTGTAAAAGGCGGAAAAACCTTTTTCTGGAGCGGTTTATATCACAACGATCTAAATTCAAGAGACACTCTAATTACTGAACTAAATGTTTTGGCAGATTTTCAGCCGAAAGTTCCACAAAATTATAAAGATGCTGATGTTGTGATGTTAGGAAACTTACATCCTTTAGTACAAAGCAGTGTTTTAGATCAAATGGAGAAAAAACCAAAATTAGTAGTTTTAGACACTATGAACTTTTGGATGGACTGCGCTCTTCCTGAATTATTGGACGTAATCAAACGTGTAGACGTTATTACTATTAATGATGAAGAAGCAAGACAACTTTCAGGAGAATATTCATTAGTAAAAGCAGCAAACAAAATCCAGGAATTGGGACCAAAATATGTGGTAATCAAAAAAGGAGAACATGGTGCGCTTTTATTCCATAATAGGGAAGTGTTTTTTGCACCGGCTTTACCATTAGAAGATGTTTTTGATCCAACAGGAGCCGGAGACACTTTCGCGGGTGGGTTTTCCGGATTCATTGCACAAAGCGAAAACATTTCGTTTGGCAATATGAAAAATGCAATTATTTACGGTTCGAATTTAGCTTCATTTTGTGTGGAGAAATTTGGAACAGAAAGGATGGAAACATTAAGCAAAGCAGAAGTAGCGATTCGATTACAGCAATTTAAGTCGTTAACTCAGTTTGACATAGAAATATAA
- a CDS encoding amidophosphoribosyltransferase, with protein sequence MSDALKHECGIALVRLLKPLEYYKEKYGTAFYGIQKMYLMMEKQHNRGQDGAGFASIKFDVEPGERYISRVRSNHAQPIQDVFKQINERINEEMTSHPEYANDVAQQKANIPYIGELFLGHVRYGTFGKNSIESVHPFLRQSNWMHRNLILAGNFNMTNVKELFQNLVELGQHPKEMADTVTVMEKIGHFLDKEVMQLYQDCKQEGYSKREASPVIADRLDIAKILTRSAKNLDGGYAMAGLLGHGDAFVFRDPAGIRPAYFYQDDEVVVVASERPVIQTVFNVPFESVQEIDPGNALIIKKSGKVSMEQILEPTVKKACSFERIYFSRGSDAEIYQERKNLGKLILPAVLKSIDSDTDNTVFSYIPNTAETSFYGLVEAAQDFLNQRKNNYILENRNTLTAETLQELLAVKIRTEKVAIKDAKLRTFITEDSSRDDLVAHVYDVTYGVIKPTDNLVIIDDSIVRGTTLKMSIIKMMDRLKPKRIVIVSSAPQIRYPDCYGIDMAKLEGLVAFRAALALLKERNLYHIVDEVYAKCKAQENYVDTDVVNYVTAIYDQFTPEEISDKIAEMLSSPEINAEVKIIFQKVEDLHIACPKNLGDWYFTGDYPTPGGNRVVNRAFMNFYEGKDARAY encoded by the coding sequence ATGAGCGACGCTTTAAAACACGAATGTGGTATAGCCTTAGTTAGACTTCTTAAACCGCTTGAATATTACAAAGAAAAATACGGAACTGCTTTTTACGGGATACAAAAAATGTATCTGATGATGGAGAAGCAGCACAACCGCGGTCAGGATGGCGCTGGTTTTGCAAGTATTAAATTTGATGTTGAACCTGGTGAGCGTTATATCAGCAGAGTTCGTTCAAATCATGCACAGCCTATTCAGGACGTTTTCAAACAAATTAATGAGCGTATTAATGAGGAAATGACAAGTCATCCTGAATACGCAAATGATGTTGCCCAACAAAAAGCAAACATACCTTATATTGGAGAACTATTTTTAGGACATGTTCGTTACGGAACTTTCGGAAAAAACAGTATCGAAAGTGTTCACCCATTTTTACGTCAAAGTAACTGGATGCACCGTAATTTGATTTTGGCCGGAAATTTTAACATGACAAATGTTAAAGAACTTTTCCAAAATCTGGTAGAACTTGGACAACATCCAAAAGAAATGGCTGATACTGTAACGGTTATGGAAAAAATTGGCCACTTCTTAGACAAAGAAGTAATGCAACTTTATCAGGACTGTAAACAAGAAGGTTATTCTAAAAGAGAAGCTTCTCCTGTAATCGCAGACCGATTGGATATTGCAAAAATATTAACCCGTTCAGCAAAAAATTTAGATGGAGGTTATGCAATGGCCGGATTATTAGGTCATGGTGATGCTTTCGTATTTAGAGATCCTGCCGGAATTCGTCCAGCTTATTTTTATCAGGATGACGAAGTAGTTGTTGTAGCTTCTGAAAGACCTGTTATTCAAACTGTATTTAATGTTCCTTTTGAAAGTGTTCAGGAAATTGATCCGGGAAATGCTTTGATTATTAAGAAAAGTGGAAAAGTTTCGATGGAACAAATCCTGGAACCAACCGTTAAAAAAGCATGTTCGTTTGAAAGAATTTATTTTTCAAGAGGAAGTGATGCTGAAATTTATCAGGAACGTAAAAATTTAGGAAAACTAATTTTACCTGCTGTTCTTAAATCAATTGACAGCGACACAGATAACACTGTTTTCTCTTATATCCCCAATACGGCCGAAACATCCTTTTATGGTTTAGTTGAAGCTGCTCAGGATTTCTTAAATCAGAGAAAAAACAATTATATTTTAGAAAACAGAAATACACTTACAGCCGAAACACTTCAGGAGTTATTGGCAGTAAAAATCCGTACGGAGAAAGTGGCTATCAAAGATGCTAAACTTAGAACCTTTATTACAGAAGACAGCAGCCGTGACGATTTAGTTGCTCACGTTTATGATGTAACTTACGGTGTTATCAAACCAACTGATAATTTAGTTATAATCGATGACAGTATTGTTCGTGGTACGACTCTTAAAATGAGTATCATTAAAATGATGGATCGTTTGAAACCAAAACGTATCGTAATTGTTTCTTCGGCACCACAAATTCGTTACCCTGATTGTTACGGAATTGACATGGCAAAATTAGAAGGCCTTGTTGCTTTTAGAGCTGCTTTGGCTTTATTGAAAGAAAGAAATTTATATCATATTGTAGATGAAGTTTATGCTAAATGTAAAGCTCAGGAAAACTATGTTGATACTGATGTGGTAAATTATGTAACAGCAATATATGATCAATTTACACCGGAAGAAATTTCAGATAAAATTGCAGAAATGTTAAGTTCACCTGAAATTAATGCAGAAGTAAAAATAATTTTCCAAAAAGTAGAAGATTTGCATATTGCGTGCCCTAAAAACCTGGGAGACTGGTACTTTACGGGAGATTATCCTACCCCTGGAGGAAATCGTGTAGTGAACCGTGCATTTATGAATTTTTACGAAGGAAAAGACGCAAGAGCGTATTAA
- a CDS encoding superoxide dismutase: protein MAFELPQLPYAYDALEPHIDARTMEIHHSKHHNAYTTNLNAAIAGTDLEGKTIENILINLDKSNAAVRNNGGGFYNHNLFWTVMTPNGGGLPTGDLLAAIESSFGTFEEFKAKFAKAGATQFGSGWAWLCVQKGGKLDVCGTPNQDNPLMPEVGCGGTPILGMDVWEHAYYLNYQNRRPDYIEAFFNVINWTEVARRYALDK, encoded by the coding sequence ATGGCTTTTGAACTACCACAATTACCTTATGCATATGACGCATTAGAACCACATATTGATGCACGTACAATGGAAATTCACCATTCTAAACATCATAATGCATATACTACAAATCTTAACGCAGCTATCGCTGGTACAGATTTGGAAGGAAAAACAATCGAAAACATCTTAATCAACTTAGATAAATCAAACGCTGCAGTTCGTAACAATGGTGGAGGTTTCTACAACCACAATTTATTCTGGACTGTAATGACTCCAAACGGTGGCGGATTACCAACAGGTGATTTATTAGCTGCAATTGAGTCTTCTTTTGGAACTTTTGAAGAATTTAAAGCAAAATTTGCTAAAGCAGGTGCTACACAATTCGGTTCAGGATGGGCTTGGTTATGTGTGCAAAAAGGTGGAAAATTAGACGTTTGCGGAACTCCAAATCAAGACAATCCATTAATGCCGGAAGTTGGTTGCGGTGGAACTCCAATTTTAGGAATGGATGTTTGGGAGCACGCTTACTATTTAAACTACCAAAACAGAAGACCAGATTATATCGAAGCTTTCTTCAATGTAATTAACTGGACAGAAGTGGCAAGAAGATATGCTTTAGACAAATAG
- the pth gene encoding aminoacyl-tRNA hydrolase — protein sequence MIKWITKLFSSTQKEENIGNMKPEVHEHPKNNIKSVSKKYLIVGLGNIGAEYVNTRHNIGFKVLDFFAKKESLSFETVKLGALAEYKFKGRSFFLLKPNTYMNLSGKAVKYWMDKENIPLENILVITDDLNLSFGTIRIKPKGSDGGHNGLKNINLVLNTQQYTRFRFGISDQFKKGQQVDYVLGDWDEEEKAKLTERLEVSSEIIKSFGTAGLENTMTTFNGK from the coding sequence ATGATAAAATGGATAACAAAACTGTTTTCATCAACACAAAAAGAAGAGAACATAGGCAATATGAAACCGGAGGTTCACGAACACCCAAAAAACAATATAAAAAGCGTGAGTAAAAAATATTTAATCGTAGGACTTGGTAATATCGGTGCCGAATACGTAAATACAAGACATAACATAGGTTTTAAAGTCCTTGACTTTTTCGCCAAAAAAGAAAGCCTTTCATTCGAAACGGTAAAGCTCGGCGCACTTGCCGAATATAAATTTAAAGGAAGAAGCTTTTTTCTGCTTAAACCAAACACCTATATGAATTTAAGCGGTAAAGCCGTAAAATACTGGATGGATAAAGAAAATATTCCGTTAGAAAATATTCTGGTCATTACAGATGATTTAAACTTGTCTTTTGGAACGATTAGAATTAAGCCGAAAGGAAGCGATGGAGGCCACAACGGACTTAAAAACATCAACCTTGTTTTAAATACACAACAATATACCCGTTTCAGATTTGGTATTAGTGATCAATTTAAAAAAGGACAACAAGTTGACTATGTTTTAGGCGATTGGGATGAAGAAGAAAAAGCAAAATTAACGGAGCGTTTAGAAGTGTCTTCAGAAATTATTAAATCATTCGGAACCGCCGGATTAGAAAATACCATGACCACTTTTAATGGAAAATAA
- a CDS encoding 50S ribosomal protein L25/general stress protein Ctc, whose product MKSITIKGSERESVGKVSTKALRNAGQVPCVLYGGNQAVHFSADAAAFKNLVYTPNAHTVVIELGKGKSFNAILQDIQVHPVSDKILHIDFFQLFDDKEITMEVPVKIVGTSKGVLAGGVLRLNTRKLKVKALPKDLPDFVEADITPLEMGNKLYVTKVGSPEYKVMHPENTVVAQVRISRAAMKAAQEAAKAAKAPAKGKKK is encoded by the coding sequence ATGAAATCGATTACAATTAAAGGATCAGAAAGAGAAAGCGTGGGCAAAGTGTCAACTAAAGCCTTACGTAATGCTGGACAGGTTCCTTGCGTATTATACGGAGGAAATCAAGCAGTACACTTCTCAGCAGACGCTGCAGCGTTCAAAAACTTGGTTTACACTCCAAACGCACACACAGTTGTGATTGAGCTTGGAAAAGGAAAATCATTCAATGCAATTTTACAAGATATCCAGGTCCACCCGGTATCTGACAAAATTTTACACATTGACTTCTTCCAATTATTTGATGATAAGGAAATCACTATGGAAGTTCCTGTAAAAATCGTTGGTACATCTAAAGGTGTTCTTGCAGGTGGTGTTTTACGTTTAAACACTCGTAAATTAAAAGTTAAAGCTTTACCTAAAGATCTTCCTGATTTTGTTGAAGCTGACATTACTCCACTTGAAATGGGTAACAAATTGTACGTTACTAAAGTTGGTTCTCCAGAATACAAAGTGATGCACCCAGAGAACACAGTTGTTGCACAAGTAAGAATCTCTCGTGCTGCTATGAAAGCTGCTCAAGAAGCTGCAAAAGCTGCAAAAGCTCCTGCAAAAGGAAAGAAAAAATAA
- a CDS encoding ribose-phosphate pyrophosphokinase, giving the protein MSHLEPEAKIFACSQSVYLAEKIADHYGIPLGKVTMSTYSDGEFQPSYEESIRGLRVFIVCSTFPTADNLMELLLMIDAAKRASARHITAVMPYFGWARQDRKDKPRVPIGAKLVANLLDAAGATRVMTMDLHADQIQGFFEKPVDHLFASTIFLPYVESLKLENLTIASPDMGGSKRAYAYSKFLESDVVICYKQRKAANVIDTMELIGEVKGRNVILVDDMIDTGGTLAKAADLMIEKGALSVRAICTHAILSGGAYEKIENSKLSELIVTDSIPLKRESKKIRVVSCAPLFAEVMHMVHHNNSISGKFIM; this is encoded by the coding sequence ATGTCGCACCTAGAACCAGAAGCTAAAATTTTTGCTTGTTCACAAAGTGTCTATCTTGCAGAAAAAATTGCCGATCATTACGGAATTCCGTTAGGCAAAGTAACGATGTCAACGTATAGTGATGGAGAATTTCAACCATCTTACGAAGAATCAATAAGGGGATTACGCGTTTTTATAGTGTGTTCAACTTTTCCAACTGCTGATAATTTGATGGAATTGTTATTAATGATTGATGCAGCAAAACGTGCATCAGCAAGACATATTACAGCTGTTATGCCTTATTTTGGTTGGGCAAGACAGGACAGAAAAGACAAGCCAAGAGTTCCGATTGGAGCAAAATTAGTAGCTAATTTATTAGATGCTGCCGGAGCGACAAGAGTAATGACAATGGATTTGCACGCAGATCAAATTCAGGGGTTTTTCGAAAAACCAGTAGATCATTTATTTGCATCTACCATCTTTTTACCATATGTAGAAAGTTTAAAATTAGAGAATCTAACAATTGCATCTCCGGATATGGGAGGTTCAAAAAGAGCATATGCTTATTCTAAGTTTTTAGAATCAGATGTAGTAATCTGTTACAAACAAAGAAAAGCAGCCAACGTTATAGACACTATGGAACTAATTGGTGAAGTAAAAGGTCGTAACGTAATATTAGTAGACGACATGATCGATACTGGTGGGACATTAGCAAAAGCAGCAGATTTAATGATCGAAAAAGGAGCATTAAGTGTTAGAGCAATATGTACACACGCCATTTTATCAGGTGGAGCTTACGAAAAAATTGAAAATTCGAAATTAAGCGAATTAATAGTTACCGATTCAATCCCGTTAAAGAGAGAATCAAAGAAAATTAGAGTAGTGAGTTGTGCACCTCTTTTTGCTGAAGTTATGCACATGGTGCACCACAACAATTCCATTAGTGGAAAATTTATAATGTAA
- a CDS encoding OsmC family protein has protein sequence MKHLFKAEANWTSSPNPEQSASKFSSKTHQIKIEGKPILNVSAAKAFKGDPSLYNPEDLLLSSLVSCHMMSYLYVCSQNGIEVLEYSDNAEATLEVSEDGSGRFVEVRLKPQVKISNSDKIELALELHKKANQLCFIANSCNFPVLHEASCEG, from the coding sequence ATGAAACATTTATTTAAAGCAGAAGCAAACTGGACTTCAAGCCCAAATCCCGAACAATCAGCTTCAAAATTCTCCAGTAAAACTCATCAAATAAAAATTGAAGGTAAACCTATTTTAAATGTTTCGGCAGCAAAAGCTTTCAAAGGAGATCCGTCATTATATAATCCTGAAGATTTGTTGTTGAGCAGCTTAGTTTCCTGTCATATGATGTCGTATTTATATGTATGCTCTCAAAACGGAATTGAAGTTTTGGAATATTCAGACAACGCTGAAGCAACACTTGAAGTTTCTGAAGATGGAAGCGGACGCTTTGTTGAGGTTAGATTAAAGCCTCAAGTAAAAATCTCAAATTCGGATAAAATTGAATTGGCATTAGAACTTCATAAGAAAGCCAATCAACTTTGTTTTATTGCTAATTCCTGTAATTTTCCAGTTTTGCATGAGGCGAGTTGTGAGGGTTAA